In Numenius arquata chromosome 30, bNumArq3.hap1.1, whole genome shotgun sequence, the following proteins share a genomic window:
- the LOC141476370 gene encoding olfactory receptor 14J1-like: MSNSSSITQFLLPAFADTRELQLLHFGLFLGIYLAALLGNALIITTIACDHRLHTPMYFFLLNLSVLDLGSISTTVPKSLAVSLWESRAISYWGCAAQLLFFLFFITAEFYLLTVMAYDRYVAICQPLHYGTLLGSRACVHMAAAAWGSGFLNALLHTANTFSLPLCQGNVLDQFFCEIPQILKLSCSHSYLREVGLLVVSVCLRFGCFVFIVVSYVQIFRAVLRIPSEQGRHKAFSTCLPHLAVVSLFLSTAVFAHLKPPSISSQVLDLMVAVVYSLVPPAVNPLIYSMRNKELKGAVWKLMTR; encoded by the coding sequence atgtccaacagcagctccatcacccagttcctcctcccggcattcgcagacacacgggagctgcagctcttgcactttgggctcttcctgggcatctacctggctgccctcctgggaaacgcactcatcatcaccaccatcgcctgtgaccaccgcctccacacccccatgtacttcttcctcctcaacctctccgttcttgacctgggctccatctccaccactgtccccaaatctcttgcagtttccctctgggaatccagggccatctcctactggggatgtgctgcacagctcttgttctttctcttctttatcaccgcagagttttatcttctcactgtcatggcctacgaccgctacgttgccatctgccaacccctgcactacgggaccctcctgggcagcagagcttgtgtccacatggcagcagctgcctggggcagtgggtttctcaatgctctcctgcacacggccaatacattttccctacccctctgccagggcaatgtcctggaccagttcttctgtgaaatcccccagatcctcaagctctcctgctcacactcctacctcagggaagttgggcttcttgtagTCAGTGTCTGTTTACGCTTTggctgttttgtgttcattgtggtgtcctatgtgcagatcttcagggccgtgctgaggatcccctctgagcaggggcggcacaaagccttttccacgtgcctccctcacctggccgtggtctccctgtttctcagcactgcagtgtttgcccacctgaagcccccctctatctcctcccaagttctagaccttatggtggctgttgtgtactcactggtgcctccagctgtgaaccccctcatctacagcatgaggaacaaggagctcaaaggtgcagtgtggaaactgatgaccagatga